Below is a genomic region from Armatimonadota bacterium.
CGGCGACTCGAACCCGCCGGAGAGGCCGATGAAGACTGAAGGTGGCGCGGCATGATCTGTGACGTTCTTGTCGTCGGGGCCGGACCCGCGGGCTCGACCGCGGCACGGACCTGCGCCGCGCTCGGCCTGCGCACGGTCATGCTGGAAGAGCACGCGGAGGTCGGGCATCCGGTCCACTGCACCGGCAAGCTGTCGGTGCACGCCTTCGAGCGGTTCGGTCTGCCTTCGTCCATGGCTCAAAACGCGCTGCGCGGCGCAGCGCTCCATGCTCCTGACGGCTGGGTGGCCAGGGTGCGCCGGGCCTCGGTGGACTCCTATCTGGTGGACCGCGCCGCGCTCGACCGGTACCTGGCAGAGCAGGTATTGTCGTCGGGGGCAGAGGTGCTCGTGGGGGCGCGTGCCCGCACCGTGGTGCGCAACCAGGGCCATGGGCCCGCTGCCGGTGGCGCCACACCTGGTGCGGCCGCCGGTGGACTGAGGGTCGAGGTGGATCGCGGCAGAGCGCGGCTCGCCATCACAACGCCACTTGTCATTGACGCCGAGGGTGCCGTGCCGATCCTGCCGCCGCAGCTCGGGCTCACGCCCCGACGGGCTCTCGTCCACGGCCTCCAGTACGATGTCGAGGGCGCCGCGATCGAGCAGGAGGACGCGCCAGATCTGTACTTCGGCTGGAACGTCGCCCCGGGCTTCTTTGGCTGGTTCATGCCTACAGGCGGCGGAAGGGGCCGCCTCGGCGTGGCAGTGGACCCGCGTTGGGCAGCCAGGCCTCCGGCTCACTACCTCGAAGGTTTGAGAACGATGCATCCTTCTGCCTCACCGCGTTTGCGGAACGCCAGGATCGTGCGCAGGATCGCCGGTCGGATACCCATCCTGGGCCAGCGCCGCCCGACCTTCACCGACGGGATGCTCGTGATAGGCGACGCTGCGGGGCAGGTCAAATCCACCAGCGGCGGAGGAATCTACTTCGCGATGCAGGCAGGAGAGATCGCCGGCCGGGCCGCGGCCCGCTACCTGGGCGGAGCCCGGCGGGCGCTGGCGGGATACGAACGCGAGTGGCGCGCCGCGTTCGGCCGCGAGGCGGCGTTCACAACCATTGCCAGGGGGGCGCTCAACCGCCTTTCTGACCGACACATCAGCACGATCATCCGCGCGCTGGCCGGGGACGGTGGACTGCGCCGCGCCGTGGAGGAGCACGGCGACACGCAGCACCAGTCGCGCCTGTTGCGGCCCGTGCTCGTTTCGGCCGTCCGCGCGTGCCTGCGCGACCTAGGATTAGCGCCCACGGTCCTGGCGGCGATTGGCGCGGCAATGCTTTCGGTGTGGTCCGACGGCGGCGCGCCGTCGCCCGCCCAGACCTGGAGCGCTTCCTAGCCGCCGATGCGCCTGATTGCCGACCTTCACCTGCACTCCCACTACAGCCGGGCCACCAGCCGTGACATGGACGTGGAGAACATGTCGCGCTGGGCCAAGCTCAAGGGCATAGCCGTGCTGGGTACCGGTGACTTCACCCATCCTGTCTGGTTGCGCGAGCTGCGCGACAAGCTCGAGCCCAACGCTCGCGGGCTGTACGTTCACGACGGCGTGCACTTCATGCTGACCGCTGAGGTGTCGAGCATCTACTCCGCCGGGGGCCGTCTGCGCAAGATCCACAATATCCTCTTCGCGCCGTCCTTCGACGTGGTGGAACGGATCAACGCGGTGCTGGGCCGCTTCGGCAACCTGATGGCCGACGGCAGGCCGACGCTCACGCTGCCGTCCGACCGCATGGTGGAGTACCTGATGGAGATCTCACCCGACTGCATGGTCTCCCCCGCCCATGCGTGGACGCCCTGGTTCTCGCTGTACGGCAGCATGTCCGGGTTCGATTCGATGGCCGAGTGCTTCGGTGACCAGCTCAAGCACATCGCCGCAGTGGAGACCGGGCTATCCAGCGACCCGGCTATGAACTGGCGCCTGTCCGAGCTGGACCGCGTTGTTCTTCTGAGCAACTCCGACGCGCACTCCCCGGCCAAACTGGGGCGCGAGGCCAACGTCTTCGCCTGCGACCCCGACTACTTCGAGATCATGCGCGTCCTCCGCGAGAAGGACCTCTCGCGCCTGCTGTACACCATTGAGTTCTTCCCGGAAGAGGGCAAGTACCACTACGACGGCCACCGGCTGTGCAACCACCGCATGGCGCCCAAGGAGACCATCGCCGCCGGCGGCAAGTGTCCGGTGTGCGGGAAGCCGCCGACCGTCGGGGTGCTGCACCGCGTGGAGCGCCTGGCCGATCGCGAGGAGGGCTTCGTGCCCGAAGGCGCGGTGCCGTACCGCAACCTGGTCCCGCTGGAGGAGATCATCGCCGAGGCCGTCGGCGCCAGGCCCGGGACCGTTGGGGTGCGGGAGGAGTACTACAAGCTCTGCAGCGCCTTCGGGAGCGAGTTCAACGTCCTGCTGGACGCGCCGGTCGAGGAGGTGCGCAGGCACACCACGCTGCGCGTCGCAGAGGGTCTCCGGCGGGTGCGTGAGGGCCGGGTGCGCATCGCGCCGGGCTACGACGGCGTCTTCGGTGAGATAGGCATCTTCGATGACGGCGAGGAGGTCCAGGAGGTGATCGAACCGCCATCGCAGACGACCTTGTTCTAGCGTGCCCTGCGCTCCTATAATGAGAATCGATCAATGATGGAGCCTCCGTGACCGGCCGCCAGACCCGCATCACCGACAACCTCGACTTGCTCCTTCAAGTCCTCACGCCCCAGTTGCGGGCCGCGCTGGAGCAGCGTCCTGACCTCGACCAGCTCCTGGAGGTAGTGCTGGACCTGGGGCGGCGGCCCGAGGCCCGCTTTCCCAACGAGGTCCTGGCGCTGGACGAGGCATTCGTCGAGCGCGAGACGCTCCGATACGTCACCGAGCGCGTAGGATCTTTCGGCAAGGACAACCGCGCCGGCATCGAGCGGACCCTGCACCGGATCAGCGCCATCCGCAACCGCCAGGGCGAGATCATCGGCCTGACCTGCAGGGTGGGCCGGGCTGTGATCGGCACGGTGGACATCGTCCGCGACGTGATCGAGTCCGGGCACTCGATCCTGCTCCTGGGCCGGCCGGGCGTGGGCAAGACCACGCTGCTGCGCGAGGCCGCCCGGGTGCTGGCGGACGAACTGCGCAAGCGCGTGGTCGTGGTGGACACCTCCAATGAGATCGCCGGCGACGGCGACATCCCTCATCCGGGCATCGGCGCCGCCCGCCGGATGCAGGTCCCGGTACCGGCGCTTCAGCATGCCGTGATGATAGAGGCGGTCGAGAATCACATGCCCGAGGTGGTGGTCATTGACGAGATCGGTACCGAGGCCGAGGCGCTGGCGGCCCGGACGATCGCCGAGAGAGGCGTCCAGTTGATCGCCACCGCGCACGGCAACACCCTGGACAACCTGCTGCAGAACCCGACCCTCTGCGACCTTGTGGGCGGCATCCAGGCGGTGACCCTTTCGGACGAGGAAGCCCGCCGGCGCGGCACCCAGAAGACGGTGCTCGAGCGCAAGGCCCCGCCGACCTTCGACGTGCTGATCGAGATCCAGGACAAAGACCGCCTGGCCGTGCACCGCGACGTCGCGATGGTTGTAGACAGGTACCTGCGGGGCGCGGTGCCCCATCCGGAGCTGCGAGCGCGGACCGCCGGCGGCGAGGTGGAGATATCCCCACCCACTTCGGCCCCTGCCCCATCCTGGACGCCAGAGGGCCCGTTCGCGGCGCGGTCCGGGCGTCAGATTGTGCGCATCTTTCCGTACGCGGTCAGCCAGAACCGGCTGGAACGCGCGATCCGGGAGCTTCATGTCCCGGCGTACATCGTAGGGTCGCTTGGAGAGGCGGACATGGTGCTGACGCTGAAGTCACAGGAGAAGCGGCAGCCCAAACGGCTGAGGGACGCGGCGGTGCGGGGGATGCCGGTGCACGTCCTGCGCAGCAACACCGTCACGCAGATCCAACAGTTCCTCCGAGGGGTCTTCGGCGTGCCGGAGGAGCAGGCCGAGCACGAGGCGGCGCTGACCGAGGTCGAGGAGGCAATCGCCCAGGTGTTCGAGTCCACCCGTTCCGTGGAGCTGTCTCCGCAAAACTCGTACATCCGGCGGCTACAGCACCAGCTCGTCCAGCGTTACGGCCTTCCATCGGAGAGCCAGGGGGAAGAGCCGCACCGGCGCGTGGTCATCTATCCCAAGTAGGCGGAGCCACCGTGACGAATCCGACCAACCCCACTCGCGAACGCGGCCTCTTCATCACGATCGAGGGCCCGGAAGGCGCGGGCAAGAGCACCCATGCCCACCGGCTGTACGAGCGGTTCCGAGGGGTCATCCCCCTCGTGCTGGCACGAGAGCCCGGCGGGACCGCGATCGGCGAGGCCATCCGCGCGGTTCTCCTCGACGAGCGCCGCAGAGAGATGTCCGCCGAGACCGAGATGCTGCTGTTTGCCGCGAGCCGGGCGCAGCACGTCGGCGAGGTGGTGCTGCCGGCGCTGGAAGCGGGCACCTGCGTCCTTTCCGAGAGGTTCGTGGACGCGTCCATCGCGTACCAGGCCTACGGCAGGGGCCTTCCCGCAGAGGTAGTGCGCCGGGTGAACGAGGTCGCGACGCGGGGCTTGGTCCCCGACCTCACCCTGCTTCTGGACGTGGATCCATCGGTCGGCCTGCCCCGCGCCCGGGGCGCCGATGGCAAGGAAGGCCCACGCGGCCGCGGCGACCGCCTCGAGCAGGAGACGCTGGAGTTCCACCGGCGGGTGCGCGCAGGATTCCTTCAACTGGCGCGCGAAGAGCCATCGAGATTCGTGGTCGTGGACGGTACACTGCCCGCCGAGGAAGTTCACGCCGCGTTGGTGGACGCGGTCCGGCGGCTGCTGGACCGCCGGGGGTGGTGTGCATGAAGCTGGTGCTCGTGATCGCCCAGGAGCAGGACGCCGGCCGGCTCATTGATGCGCTCACCGAGGTGGAGGTGCAGGCAACGATGCTGGCCAGCACCGGTGGGTTTCTCCGCGCGGGGAACGCCACGATCCTCACGGGCGTAGACGACGGCCAGGTTGAGGCCGTGCTGGAGGTGGTCCGGCGCGTCTGTCAGCGGCGCGAGCAGTTGATGACGCCCATTCCACCGGTCGTGGAACCGGTGGACTCGTACGTTACGTATCCAGTGAAGGTGGAGGTCGGAGGCGCGATCGTCTTCGTGTTGAACGTCGAGCGCATGGAACGCGTCTAAGAACCGGGGGAGCCGCGTGGCATTTCGCGACGTCGTCAACCAGGATCACGCCATCCTCTTGTTCCGGTCCGCGGTCCGCGCCGGAAAAGTTGGGCATGCCTACCTTCTGGTAGGTCCCAAGGGCGTGGGGCGGAGGACGCTGGCGCTGGCGTTCGCGCAGTTCCTCAACTGCGATCGGCCGGACGGCGACGCGTGCGGCGAGTGCGATCCGTGCCGGCGAATCGTCTCGGGCAACCACCCCGACGTGCGGATCCTCGACGTGGCGCACGACAAGTTCTTCGAGGCGCCAGAGAAGGACTACCGGGGCAAGGAGATCCCGATCGATCAGATCCGCGCCCTACGGCAGGATGCCGCGTACGCGCCCTACCAGGGCCGGCGCAAGGTCTACATCATCGCCGACGCCGAGCGGCTGAACCCGAACTCGTCCAACAGCCTGCTCAAGATCCTGGAGGAGCCGCCGGAGCGGATCACCTTCATCCTGATCGCCGAGTCGGCCGTGGCCCTGCTGCCTACGATCGTGTCCCGCTGCCAGCTCGTGCGGTGTACCTACCTGAGGGCCGACCAGATCGAGCGGGCGCTGGTCGAGCGGTGGAAGGTTGACGAGGGACGGGCCGGCGTGATCTCCGCGCTGGCCGACGGCCGGCTGGGCCGCGCGCGGGAATGGGTGGATTCCGAGGAACGGCTGGCAGCGAGGGACCGGCTGCTGGATCTGCTGCCCGCGCTGGAGGAGGGCGACCTGCTTGTCCGGCTCGACGCGGCCGAGGCGCTGGTGAAGGAGACGCAGGGCAAGGAAGGCGACCTGCTGCCCCAGTTACTAGACCTGGCCGTGCTGTGGTACCGGGACCTGCTGGTCTGGAAGCAGCTCCAGGAGCCCGCGCTGCTTGTCAACCGCGACCGGCAGTCCCAAATCGCGAGATTGGCCGTGGAGTACGGCGAGGCGATGCTGGGCGCGCGCATCGAAGCGGTCGAGGCGGCGAAGGAGTCGCTGCGGCGGAACGTGAACGCGCGGCTTGCGCTGGAGAAGCTGTTCCTTTCGTTCGGGCCGGCCCCGGTGGCGGCGCCCTAGAACACCTGCAGCAGGAAGCACTTGAGGTAGCGGGTCTCGGGCATCGTGGCCAGCATGGGATGATCCCGCGCCTGGGATCTGAACTCCACCAGGCGCATCTCCCGCCCCGCGTCCCGTGCGGCCTCCAGCAGCGTCAACCACATCGTCTGCTCGTCCACGTGCCACGAGCACGAGCAGCTCACCAGAAACCCCTCGGGTCGAAGCAGGCGGAGACCGCTGAGGTTGATCTCCTTGTATCCGGCGAGCGCCT
It encodes:
- a CDS encoding AAA family ATPase, producing the protein MTGRQTRITDNLDLLLQVLTPQLRAALEQRPDLDQLLEVVLDLGRRPEARFPNEVLALDEAFVERETLRYVTERVGSFGKDNRAGIERTLHRISAIRNRQGEIIGLTCRVGRAVIGTVDIVRDVIESGHSILLLGRPGVGKTTLLREAARVLADELRKRVVVVDTSNEIAGDGDIPHPGIGAARRMQVPVPALQHAVMIEAVENHMPEVVVIDEIGTEAEALAARTIAERGVQLIATAHGNTLDNLLQNPTLCDLVGGIQAVTLSDEEARRRGTQKTVLERKAPPTFDVLIEIQDKDRLAVHRDVAMVVDRYLRGAVPHPELRARTAGGEVEISPPTSAPAPSWTPEGPFAARSGRQIVRIFPYAVSQNRLERAIRELHVPAYIVGSLGEADMVLTLKSQEKRQPKRLRDAAVRGMPVHVLRSNTVTQIQQFLRGVFGVPEEQAEHEAALTEVEEAIAQVFESTRSVELSPQNSYIRRLQHQLVQRYGLPSESQGEEPHRRVVIYPK
- the holB gene encoding DNA polymerase III subunit delta' — its product is MAFRDVVNQDHAILLFRSAVRAGKVGHAYLLVGPKGVGRRTLALAFAQFLNCDRPDGDACGECDPCRRIVSGNHPDVRILDVAHDKFFEAPEKDYRGKEIPIDQIRALRQDAAYAPYQGRRKVYIIADAERLNPNSSNSLLKILEEPPERITFILIAESAVALLPTIVSRCQLVRCTYLRADQIERALVERWKVDEGRAGVISALADGRLGRAREWVDSEERLAARDRLLDLLPALEEGDLLVRLDAAEALVKETQGKEGDLLPQLLDLAVLWYRDLLVWKQLQEPALLVNRDRQSQIARLAVEYGEAMLGARIEAVEAAKESLRRNVNARLALEKLFLSFGPAPVAAP
- a CDS encoding NAD(P)/FAD-dependent oxidoreductase; its protein translation is MICDVLVVGAGPAGSTAARTCAALGLRTVMLEEHAEVGHPVHCTGKLSVHAFERFGLPSSMAQNALRGAALHAPDGWVARVRRASVDSYLVDRAALDRYLAEQVLSSGAEVLVGARARTVVRNQGHGPAAGGATPGAAAGGLRVEVDRGRARLAITTPLVIDAEGAVPILPPQLGLTPRRALVHGLQYDVEGAAIEQEDAPDLYFGWNVAPGFFGWFMPTGGGRGRLGVAVDPRWAARPPAHYLEGLRTMHPSASPRLRNARIVRRIAGRIPILGQRRPTFTDGMLVIGDAAGQVKSTSGGGIYFAMQAGEIAGRAAARYLGGARRALAGYEREWRAAFGREAAFTTIARGALNRLSDRHISTIIRALAGDGGLRRAVEEHGDTQHQSRLLRPVLVSAVRACLRDLGLAPTVLAAIGAAMLSVWSDGGAPSPAQTWSAS
- a CDS encoding dTMP kinase; translated protein: MTNPTNPTRERGLFITIEGPEGAGKSTHAHRLYERFRGVIPLVLAREPGGTAIGEAIRAVLLDERRREMSAETEMLLFAASRAQHVGEVVLPALEAGTCVLSERFVDASIAYQAYGRGLPAEVVRRVNEVATRGLVPDLTLLLDVDPSVGLPRARGADGKEGPRGRGDRLEQETLEFHRRVRAGFLQLAREEPSRFVVVDGTLPAEEVHAALVDAVRRLLDRRGWCA
- a CDS encoding DNA helicase UvrD, producing MRLIADLHLHSHYSRATSRDMDVENMSRWAKLKGIAVLGTGDFTHPVWLRELRDKLEPNARGLYVHDGVHFMLTAEVSSIYSAGGRLRKIHNILFAPSFDVVERINAVLGRFGNLMADGRPTLTLPSDRMVEYLMEISPDCMVSPAHAWTPWFSLYGSMSGFDSMAECFGDQLKHIAAVETGLSSDPAMNWRLSELDRVVLLSNSDAHSPAKLGREANVFACDPDYFEIMRVLREKDLSRLLYTIEFFPEEGKYHYDGHRLCNHRMAPKETIAAGGKCPVCGKPPTVGVLHRVERLADREEGFVPEGAVPYRNLVPLEEIIAEAVGARPGTVGVREEYYKLCSAFGSEFNVLLDAPVEEVRRHTTLRVAEGLRRVREGRVRIAPGYDGVFGEIGIFDDGEEVQEVIEPPSQTTLF